The Daphnia pulex isolate KAP4 chromosome 3, ASM2113471v1 genome includes a region encoding these proteins:
- the LOC124190379 gene encoding uncharacterized protein LOC124190379 has product MSDFGSAFSRCGRLGIIFVYCWLSGQNWSCCYCCLSNYGSKTTTKSNVYYNQTQTSTFPKITSTALPTTTLTTESATASTTASTTDPSFKTQIQTTANVQLSSGELSNKSDSQANMLIIIIPSVALIILLIVGAILIQKKCQTRRKDKETSEVESDQQQQHAIDYDNLIQSTNSIRLDPEGKCFYENSVAESPAIELQSIGSPVYATLEFLPNNSIVEDYANTFRSVQFLNGDISTTYAEINFKSSE; this is encoded by the exons ATGTCCGATTTTGGTAGCGCATTTTCACGGTGTGGTCGATTAGGTATCATATTTGTTTATTGCTGGCTATCCGGACAGAATTGGtcgtgttgttattgttgcctATCAAATTACGGTTCCAAGACGACAACCAAATCAAACGTATACTACAACCAAACTCAAACTTCAACATTCCCAAAAATTACGTCAACAGCTTTGCCAACAACTACGCTAACAACTGAGTCTGCAACTGCGTCTACAACAGCGTCCACAACTGATCCATCTTTTAAAACGCAAATTCAGACAACAGCAAATGTTCAACTGTCGTCGGGGGAATTATCAAACAAATCTGATAGTCAAGCAAACATgctaataattattattccatCTGTAGCACTCATAATTTTACTGATTGTGGGAGCTATACTGATACAGAA AAAATGTCAAACGAGAAGAAAGGACAAAGAAACTTCTGAAGTGGAGAGcgaccaacagcaacagcacgCAATCGATTATGATAATCTGATTCAATCAACAAATTCAATACGATTGGATCCGGAAGGCAAATGTTTTTACGAGAACAGTGTGGCTGAATCACCAGCAATCGAACTGCAATCAATCGGCAGTCCCGTGTATGCCACTTTAGAGTTTCTTCCGAATAATTCCATAGTTGAAGACTATGCTAACACTTTTCGTTCAGTACAGTTTCTAAATGGGGACATTTCCACCACATATgctgaaataaatttcaagtCAAGTGAATAA